One Mycolicibacter sp. MU0083 DNA window includes the following coding sequences:
- a CDS encoding beta-class carbonic anhydrase encodes MTVTDDYLANNAEYAKTFKGPLPMPPSKHVAIVACMDARLDVYRVLGLNEGEAHSIRNAGGVISEDAIRSLAISQKLLGTREIILIHHTDCGMLTFTDDEFKQSIVEETGIRPSWAAEAFADPAEDVRQSLRRVKASPFITQTTSLRGFVFDVATGKLEEITL; translated from the coding sequence GTGACCGTTACCGACGACTACTTGGCGAACAATGCGGAGTACGCGAAGACCTTCAAAGGTCCGCTGCCCATGCCGCCGAGCAAGCACGTCGCGATCGTCGCCTGCATGGACGCCCGCCTCGACGTCTACCGGGTGCTGGGCCTCAACGAGGGCGAAGCGCACAGCATCCGCAACGCCGGCGGCGTGATCTCTGAGGACGCGATCCGCTCCCTGGCGATCAGCCAGAAGTTGCTGGGTACCCGCGAGATCATCCTGATCCACCACACCGACTGCGGGATGCTCACCTTCACCGACGACGAGTTCAAGCAATCGATCGTCGAGGAGACCGGTATTCGCCCGAGTTGGGCGGCCGAGGCGTTCGCCGATCCCGCCGAGGACGTTCGGCAGTCGCTGCGGCGGGTCAAGGCCAGCCCGTTCATTACGCAGACCACCTCGTTGCGCGGATTCGTCTTCGACGTCGCCACCGGCAAGCTCGAAGAAATCACCCTGTAA
- the cysD gene encoding sulfate adenylyltransferase subunit CysD — protein sequence MTSNITAPPGTSTAGHYQLSQLRTLEAEAIHIIREVAAEFERPVLLFSGGKDSIVMLHLAVKAFAPGRLPFPVMHVDTGHNFEEVIATRDELVAKTGIRLVVASVQEDIDAGRVVDNGPSRNPLQTVTLLRAIRENKFDAAFGGARRDEEKARAKERVFSFRDEFGQWDPKAQRPELWNLYNGRHRSGEHIRVFPLSNWTEFDIWSYIGAEEITLPSIYFAHQRKVFRRDGMLLADHEFLQPADDEEVFETTVRFRTVGDVTCTGCVESTAATVQEVIDETAVSRLTERGATRADDRISEAGMEDRKRQGYF from the coding sequence ATGACCAGTAACATCACCGCGCCCCCGGGAACGTCGACGGCCGGGCATTATCAGCTCTCGCAGCTCCGCACCCTGGAGGCCGAGGCCATCCACATCATTCGGGAGGTGGCCGCGGAGTTCGAGCGGCCGGTGCTGCTGTTCTCCGGCGGCAAAGACTCCATCGTCATGCTGCATCTGGCGGTCAAGGCGTTCGCGCCGGGCCGACTGCCCTTCCCGGTGATGCACGTCGACACCGGTCACAACTTCGAAGAAGTCATCGCCACCCGCGATGAACTGGTCGCCAAGACTGGGATCCGACTGGTCGTCGCATCGGTGCAAGAAGACATCGATGCCGGCCGCGTGGTCGACAACGGCCCGTCGCGTAACCCGCTGCAGACGGTCACCCTGCTGCGCGCCATCCGCGAGAACAAGTTCGACGCGGCGTTCGGCGGCGCCCGCCGCGACGAGGAGAAGGCCCGCGCCAAGGAACGCGTCTTCAGCTTCCGCGACGAGTTCGGCCAGTGGGACCCCAAGGCGCAGCGGCCCGAACTGTGGAACCTCTACAACGGCCGGCACCGCAGCGGCGAACACATTCGGGTGTTCCCGCTGTCGAACTGGACCGAGTTCGACATCTGGTCCTACATCGGCGCCGAGGAAATCACGCTGCCGTCCATCTATTTCGCGCACCAGCGCAAGGTGTTCCGGCGTGACGGAATGCTGTTGGCCGATCACGAATTCCTGCAGCCCGCCGACGACGAGGAGGTGTTCGAGACCACGGTCCGGTTCCGCACCGTCGGCGACGTCACCTGCACGGGTTGCGTCGAATCCACCGCGGCCACCGTCCAAGAGGTGATCGACGAGACCGCGGTCTCGCGGCTGACCGAGCGCGGCGCCACCCGCGCCGACGACCGAATCTCCGAAGCCGGTATGGAAGACCGCAAGAGGCAGGGGTATTTCTGA
- the cysC gene encoding adenylyl-sulfate kinase, which yields MSAPTTLLRIATAGSVDDGKSTLIGRLLFDSKAVMEDQLASVERTSRERGNDYTDLALVTDGLRAEREQGITIDVAYRYFATPKRKFIIADTPGHIQYTRNMVTGASTAHLAIVLVDARHGLQEQSRRHTFLASLLGIRHIVLAVNKMDLIDWDGDKFQAIRDDFHSFATRLDVHDVTTIPISALLGDNVVTKSDKTPYYEGPSLLSHLEDVYIAGDRNLVDVRFPVQYVIRPQTHEHADHRSYAGTMASGVLRPGDDVVVLPSGKPTKIAEIQGPTGVVDEAFPPMSVSVSLTDDIDISRGDMIARTNNQPRVTQDFDATVCWMADGATLQPGNDYLIKHTTRTTRVRVMALDYRLDVNTLHRDKEANTLGLNELGRVSLRAQVPLMLDEFSRNGSTGSFILIDQATNGTVAAGMVLRDVSPRAASPNTVRHDSLVTASDRLSKGRTVWLTGLSGAGKSSVAMRVEQMLLERGTPAYVLDGDNLRHGLNADLGFSMADRAENLRRLAHVATLLADSGQVVLVPAISPLEEHRQAARQVHTDAGFDFVEVFCDTPLEECEQRDPKGLYAKARAGLITHFTGIDSPYQRPKNPDVRLSSQDGLDEQARQVIAAIDGRR from the coding sequence ATGAGCGCGCCAACCACGCTGCTTCGGATCGCGACCGCCGGTTCGGTCGACGACGGCAAGTCCACGCTGATCGGCCGGTTGCTGTTCGACTCGAAAGCCGTCATGGAAGACCAGCTGGCCTCGGTCGAGCGCACCTCCCGTGAGCGCGGAAACGACTACACCGACCTGGCATTGGTCACCGACGGGTTGCGGGCCGAGCGTGAGCAGGGCATCACCATCGATGTCGCCTACCGCTACTTCGCCACGCCCAAGCGGAAATTCATCATCGCCGACACCCCCGGGCACATCCAGTACACCCGCAACATGGTGACCGGTGCGTCGACCGCACATCTGGCGATCGTGCTGGTGGACGCCCGCCACGGCCTGCAGGAGCAGTCCCGTCGGCACACCTTCCTGGCGTCCCTGCTGGGAATCCGGCACATCGTGTTGGCCGTCAACAAGATGGACCTGATCGACTGGGACGGCGACAAATTCCAGGCGATCCGCGACGACTTCCACTCGTTCGCCACCCGTCTGGACGTGCACGACGTCACGACCATCCCGATCTCGGCGCTGCTGGGCGACAACGTGGTGACCAAGTCCGACAAGACGCCCTACTACGAGGGGCCGTCGCTGCTGTCGCACCTCGAAGACGTCTACATCGCCGGTGACCGCAACCTGGTCGACGTGCGATTCCCGGTGCAGTACGTGATCCGCCCGCAGACCCATGAGCACGCCGATCACCGCAGCTACGCCGGCACGATGGCCAGCGGCGTGCTGCGCCCCGGCGACGACGTCGTGGTGCTGCCGTCGGGCAAGCCCACCAAGATCGCCGAGATCCAAGGGCCCACCGGTGTCGTCGACGAGGCGTTCCCGCCGATGTCGGTTTCGGTGAGCCTCACCGACGACATCGACATCTCGCGCGGGGACATGATCGCCCGCACCAACAACCAGCCGCGGGTGACCCAGGATTTCGACGCGACGGTGTGTTGGATGGCCGACGGTGCGACCCTGCAGCCGGGCAACGACTACCTGATCAAGCACACCACCCGCACCACCCGGGTACGGGTGATGGCGCTCGACTACCGCCTGGACGTCAACACACTGCACCGGGACAAGGAGGCGAACACGCTGGGGCTCAACGAGCTCGGCCGTGTCTCGCTGCGGGCCCAGGTCCCGCTGATGCTCGACGAGTTCAGTCGCAACGGTTCCACCGGGTCGTTCATCTTGATCGACCAGGCCACCAACGGAACCGTGGCGGCCGGCATGGTGCTGCGTGACGTATCGCCGCGCGCGGCGAGCCCGAACACGGTGCGCCACGATTCGCTGGTCACCGCCTCGGACCGGTTGTCGAAGGGCCGCACGGTGTGGCTGACCGGACTGTCCGGTGCCGGCAAGTCGTCGGTGGCCATGCGCGTCGAGCAGATGTTGCTCGAAAGGGGCACGCCCGCTTACGTTCTCGACGGCGACAATCTGCGCCACGGCCTGAACGCGGACTTGGGTTTCTCGATGGCCGACCGCGCGGAGAACCTGCGTCGTCTGGCGCATGTGGCCACGCTGCTCGCCGATTCCGGTCAGGTGGTGTTGGTCCCGGCCATCAGCCCGCTCGAGGAGCATCGGCAGGCGGCCCGGCAGGTGCACACCGACGCCGGCTTCGACTTCGTCGAGGTCTTCTGTGACACCCCGCTGGAGGAATGCGAACAGCGCGATCCCAAGGGGCTCTACGCCAAAGCGCGCGCCGGCCTGATCACACACTTCACCGGTATCGACAGCCCTTATCAGCGGCCGAAGAATCCCGATGTGCGGTTGAGCTCGCAAGACGGTCTCGACGAGCAGGCCCGTCAGGTCATCGCGGCGATCGACGGCCGGCGGTGA
- a CDS encoding 3'(2'),5'-bisphosphate nucleotidase CysQ produces the protein MNDHQLAAHLAAEAGRLLLGVRDELADAGEAERKAAGDRRSHEFLMAALAVERPEDAVLSEEGADDPVRLRSDRVWIVDPLDGTREFSELDRDDWAVHVALWQSGELTAGAVALPARGMTLATPSVPAPPEHQGAPRIAVSRSRPPAVAETVRERLDAVLVPMGSAGVKVASVVQGTADVYVHAGGQYEWDSAAPVAVARAAGLHTSRIDGSPLIYNRPDPLLPDLLVCRPEYAEAVLAAIN, from the coding sequence GTGAACGACCACCAGTTGGCGGCTCACCTCGCCGCTGAGGCGGGCAGGCTGCTGCTGGGGGTTCGTGACGAGTTGGCCGACGCCGGCGAGGCGGAGCGGAAGGCGGCGGGCGACAGGCGTTCGCATGAGTTCCTGATGGCGGCGTTGGCGGTCGAGCGTCCGGAAGACGCGGTGCTGTCCGAGGAGGGCGCCGACGATCCGGTTCGGCTGCGATCGGATCGGGTCTGGATCGTCGACCCACTCGACGGCACCCGGGAGTTCAGTGAACTCGACCGCGACGACTGGGCGGTGCATGTGGCGCTGTGGCAGTCCGGTGAGCTGACCGCCGGTGCCGTAGCGTTGCCGGCCCGCGGTATGACACTGGCCACGCCGTCGGTGCCCGCCCCGCCGGAACACCAAGGCGCGCCGCGGATCGCGGTGTCACGCAGTCGGCCCCCGGCGGTCGCCGAGACCGTCCGCGAGCGGTTGGACGCCGTGCTGGTGCCGATGGGCTCGGCGGGGGTGAAGGTTGCCTCGGTGGTGCAGGGCACCGCCGACGTCTATGTGCATGCCGGCGGTCAGTACGAGTGGGATTCGGCCGCCCCGGTAGCGGTGGCCCGCGCCGCGGGTCTGCACACATCGCGTATCGATGGGTCGCCGTTGATCTACAATCGGCCGGATCCGCTGCTGCCCGATCTGCTGGTGTGTCGCCCCGAATACGCGGAAGCCGTACTCGCAGCCATCAACTGA
- a CDS encoding Rrf2 family transcriptional regulator, producing MRMSAKAEYAVRAMVQLATAEPGTLVKTDEIAVAQGIPAQFLVDILSDLRTDRLVRSQRGRDGGYELARAATDISVADVLRCIDGPLASVRDIGLGDLPYTGPTAALTDVWRALRASMRSVLEKTSLADVAAGALPAHVAEFAAEYRAQEHERGHDG from the coding sequence ATGCGTATGTCGGCCAAAGCGGAGTACGCGGTTCGGGCGATGGTGCAGCTTGCCACCGCGGAGCCCGGAACCCTGGTCAAGACCGATGAAATCGCTGTCGCGCAGGGTATTCCGGCGCAGTTCCTGGTCGACATCCTGTCCGATCTGCGGACCGACCGACTGGTCCGCAGCCAGCGTGGCCGCGACGGCGGTTACGAACTGGCCCGGGCGGCCACCGATATCAGCGTCGCCGATGTGTTGCGCTGCATCGACGGCCCGTTGGCCAGCGTCCGGGACATCGGCTTGGGCGACCTGCCCTACACCGGACCGACCGCGGCGCTGACCGATGTGTGGCGGGCGTTGCGGGCCAGCATGCGCTCGGTGCTGGAGAAGACCAGCCTGGCCGACGTGGCCGCAGGTGCGCTGCCCGCACACGTCGCGGAGTTCGCCGCCGAGTACCGCGCGCAGGAGCACGAGCGCGGCCACGACGGCTGA
- a CDS encoding VOC family protein, with protein MGIAFNHTIVAAHDKVASAEFLAELFGLPAPQPFGHFQVVALDHDASLDYAEVPADEQIHPQHYAFLVSEPAFDAIYGKIAARGLAHWADPRGEHPDEINHRDGGRGVYFRDPNGHNMEILTRPYGSGG; from the coding sequence ATGGGTATCGCCTTCAATCACACGATCGTGGCAGCGCACGACAAAGTGGCGTCGGCCGAGTTTCTGGCCGAACTGTTCGGACTACCCGCACCGCAACCGTTCGGGCACTTCCAGGTCGTCGCACTCGACCATGACGCCAGCCTGGACTACGCCGAGGTGCCCGCCGACGAGCAGATCCACCCGCAGCATTACGCGTTCCTGGTGTCGGAGCCCGCCTTCGATGCCATCTACGGCAAGATCGCCGCGCGCGGGTTGGCGCACTGGGCCGATCCGCGCGGCGAACACCCGGACGAGATCAACCACCGGGACGGCGGGCGCGGGGTGTATTTCCGTGACCCGAACGGTCACAACATGGAGATCCTGACCCGCCCGTACGGGTCAGGCGGCTGA
- a CDS encoding LLM class flavin-dependent oxidoreductase yields the protein MRVGMTMPVMEPDLNASLLRDWARTVDDGPYSSLAWGERIAFTNPDSLTLLGALSAWTERVRLVTTVIIAQLHDPVMLAKALATADVLSQGRLTVGLGVGGRAEDYRAVGVDPVKQTMAEMAAVVTTMRRVWAGEKTAESVVPVGPPPIQPGGPPLLVGTTGPKTLRHAASWAEGLAGITMDLDVVKQNELFDVARDAWRQAGRPEPYLATSFWFALGDRDQARDQVRRHLLRYMNWVPPRYVESIAPTTGWAGTEDELAEVLRGFATVGTDEVHLIPTSSDLGQLRAVSDVVAEVNRGG from the coding sequence ATGCGCGTCGGGATGACCATGCCGGTGATGGAACCGGATCTGAACGCGTCGTTGCTGCGGGATTGGGCGCGCACCGTCGACGACGGGCCCTACTCGTCGCTGGCCTGGGGCGAGCGGATCGCCTTCACCAATCCCGACAGTCTGACGCTGCTGGGGGCGCTATCGGCCTGGACCGAGCGGGTGCGGTTGGTGACGACGGTGATCATCGCGCAACTGCACGACCCGGTAATGCTGGCCAAAGCACTGGCCACCGCGGACGTGCTCAGCCAAGGCCGCCTCACCGTCGGTCTCGGGGTGGGTGGCCGGGCAGAGGATTACCGTGCCGTCGGCGTCGACCCCGTGAAGCAGACGATGGCCGAGATGGCGGCGGTGGTGACGACCATGCGGCGTGTCTGGGCGGGGGAGAAGACCGCCGAGTCGGTGGTACCGGTCGGCCCGCCGCCGATACAGCCCGGTGGGCCGCCGTTGTTGGTCGGTACCACCGGCCCCAAGACGTTGCGCCACGCGGCGAGCTGGGCCGAAGGACTGGCCGGCATCACCATGGACCTCGATGTCGTCAAGCAGAACGAGCTGTTCGATGTGGCCCGGGACGCGTGGCGGCAGGCCGGCCGTCCCGAGCCGTATCTGGCGACGTCGTTCTGGTTCGCGTTGGGGGACCGCGACCAGGCCCGCGATCAGGTGCGACGGCATCTGCTGCGCTACATGAACTGGGTTCCGCCGCGCTACGTCGAGTCGATCGCCCCGACCACCGGCTGGGCCGGCACCGAGGACGAGTTGGCCGAGGTACTGCGCGGTTTCGCAACGGTGGGCACCGACGAGGTCCACCTGATCCCCACCAGTTCGGACCTCGGGCAGCTGCGTGCTGTGTCCGATGTCGTCGCCGAGGTCAACCGCGGGGGCTGA
- a CDS encoding DUF4185 domain-containing protein, producing the protein MSATRRIVSAAMVPAVVLGLVMATAPAATAATCNAPEANIDPPPGSPTTGAGQLPSGRRPRGTNDQAPLPKLGPLIAALINPNGVIRQQAAAVPPAPYPGGQAVPEVAQPVQPVPNAGADPGLSTADPGGAIAGAQTSLVEWVTGPNSPNQTLQRFGISGTDLGIPWDNGDPANRQILMAFGDTFGYCRVPGKQWRQNVLFRTQDNNLADGITIGPGAVGNRYSGSPLRQANFSKQILPAVQLAPHQEGMIPTAAIGIAGNQYMNFMSIKKWGRDGEWSTNYSALAVSNDNGETWGVYPGTVRSSSPENVPRARYVPGNENFQMGAFLRGNDGYLYSYGTPAGRGGSAYLSRVPERVIPDVSRYQYWNGDSGSWVPNNPAAATPVIPGPVGEMSVQYNTYLKQYLALYGNGGNDVVARTAPTPQGPWSAEQTLIPTGQIPGGIYAPYMHPWSTGKDVYFTLSLWNAYDVMLMRTVLG; encoded by the coding sequence ATGTCGGCGACGCGTCGAATCGTCTCTGCGGCAATGGTGCCGGCCGTCGTGCTCGGGCTGGTGATGGCCACCGCGCCCGCGGCCACCGCGGCCACCTGCAATGCCCCCGAGGCCAACATCGACCCGCCGCCCGGCTCGCCGACGACCGGTGCCGGTCAATTGCCCAGTGGACGTCGGCCCCGCGGTACCAATGACCAGGCCCCGCTGCCCAAACTCGGCCCGCTGATCGCGGCACTGATCAACCCCAACGGCGTGATCCGGCAGCAGGCGGCCGCGGTGCCCCCGGCGCCGTATCCGGGCGGCCAGGCCGTGCCGGAGGTCGCCCAACCGGTCCAGCCCGTCCCCAATGCCGGCGCGGACCCCGGGTTGTCGACGGCAGACCCGGGCGGGGCCATCGCCGGTGCCCAGACGTCGTTGGTGGAGTGGGTGACCGGCCCGAACAGTCCCAACCAGACCCTGCAACGCTTCGGAATCTCCGGCACCGACCTCGGAATCCCCTGGGATAACGGGGATCCCGCCAATCGTCAGATTCTGATGGCCTTCGGCGACACCTTCGGCTATTGCCGCGTCCCGGGAAAGCAGTGGCGGCAGAACGTGCTGTTCCGGACCCAGGACAACAACCTGGCCGACGGGATCACCATCGGGCCGGGGGCGGTCGGCAACAGGTACTCGGGTTCGCCGCTGCGCCAAGCGAACTTCTCCAAGCAGATTCTGCCCGCCGTCCAACTGGCCCCGCACCAGGAGGGCATGATTCCCACCGCCGCGATCGGGATCGCAGGCAACCAGTACATGAACTTCATGTCGATCAAGAAATGGGGCCGCGACGGCGAGTGGTCGACCAACTACTCGGCGTTGGCGGTCTCCAACGACAACGGCGAGACGTGGGGTGTGTATCCGGGCACGGTGCGATCGTCGTCGCCGGAGAACGTCCCGCGGGCGCGCTACGTCCCCGGCAATGAGAACTTCCAGATGGGCGCATTCCTGCGCGGCAACGACGGGTACCTGTACTCCTACGGAACGCCAGCCGGCCGTGGCGGATCGGCCTACCTGTCCCGGGTGCCCGAGCGCGTCATCCCCGACGTCAGCAGGTACCAGTACTGGAACGGTGACAGCGGATCGTGGGTGCCGAACAACCCGGCCGCGGCCACCCCGGTGATTCCCGGCCCGGTCGGTGAGATGTCGGTGCAGTACAACACCTATCTCAAGCAGTACCTGGCGCTGTACGGCAACGGCGGCAACGACGTCGTGGCCCGGACCGCGCCGACACCGCAGGGCCCTTGGAGCGCCGAGCAGACACTGATCCCCACCGGCCAGATCCCCGGCGGCATCTACGCGCCGTATATGCATCCCTGGTCGACGGGCAAGGACGTCTACTTCACGCTGTCGCTGTGGAACGCCTACGACGTGATGCTGATGCGCACGGTGTTGGGCTGA
- a CDS encoding LLM class F420-dependent oxidoreductase, which translates to MTIRLGFQIPDFAYDKDVSTLFPTVIARAQEAEAAGFDTVFVMDHFYQLPMLGAPDQPMLEAYTTLGALAQATETVQLGTLVTGNSYRNPTLLAKIITTLDVISAGRAVLGIGTGWFELEHEQLGFEFGTFTDRFNRLDEALEIILPMIKGERPTFEGKWYRAREATAEPRFRDHIPLLIGGSGEKKTIPLAARHFDHLNLIIRFDEAKAKMDVVRRTCEDIGRDPATLETTMLITVLPTGFPADQLPDDLKQRTVTGSPEAIAEQIKTKVLDAGIGGVTLNIPGYTPGVITEVGQAIRAVLDA; encoded by the coding sequence GTGACTATTCGCCTCGGCTTCCAGATCCCCGATTTCGCTTACGACAAAGACGTTTCGACGCTGTTCCCCACCGTCATCGCCCGGGCCCAAGAGGCCGAGGCGGCCGGGTTCGACACCGTGTTCGTGATGGACCACTTCTACCAACTGCCCATGCTGGGCGCCCCGGACCAGCCGATGCTGGAGGCCTACACCACCTTGGGCGCGCTGGCGCAGGCGACCGAGACGGTTCAGCTGGGCACCCTGGTGACCGGCAACAGCTACCGCAACCCCACCCTGCTGGCCAAGATCATCACCACGCTCGACGTGATCAGCGCCGGACGTGCGGTGCTGGGTATCGGCACCGGATGGTTCGAGCTCGAACATGAGCAGTTGGGATTCGAATTCGGCACCTTCACCGACCGGTTCAACCGCCTCGACGAGGCGCTGGAGATCATCCTGCCGATGATCAAAGGCGAACGGCCGACGTTCGAGGGCAAGTGGTACCGGGCCCGTGAGGCGACGGCCGAACCCCGCTTCCGCGACCATATTCCGTTGCTGATCGGCGGCAGCGGCGAGAAGAAGACCATCCCGCTGGCGGCACGCCACTTCGATCACCTCAACCTGATCATCCGGTTCGACGAGGCCAAGGCGAAGATGGACGTGGTCCGGCGCACCTGCGAGGACATCGGCCGCGACCCGGCCACCCTGGAAACCACCATGCTGATCACCGTGCTGCCCACCGGTTTCCCCGCGGATCAACTGCCCGACGACCTCAAGCAGCGCACCGTGACCGGCAGCCCCGAAGCGATCGCCGAGCAGATCAAGACCAAGGTGCTCGACGCCGGCATCGGCGGGGTGACTCTGAACATTCCCGGCTACACGCCCGGCGTGATCACCGAGGTCGGCCAGGCGATCCGCGCGGTGCTCGACGCCTGA
- a CDS encoding emopamil-binding protein, with translation MTAVVDHETDFARPWAPHRLRIYTGTALFVLGMFALLTLAVSVHLVPASFRVDVIANMIFGIPVMVLPFVILWDAPGEHRTRLDKAAELTLFYIPFTAASQIGYELMFLIGQPLGWWAPTDDPGWKWLWWQYGLADTRYVSGNHWVFALEVVGVATGITVFVAWTKLLRSALPLESRIRCLWVVAVGISVLMSSTAVYFLSEVGAGFADIGQGSWGFWFKFIGENVPFIVLPPLVIYATYLQIDHLTRRAGAAGPTTPR, from the coding sequence ATGACTGCCGTAGTCGACCACGAGACCGATTTCGCCCGGCCCTGGGCCCCGCACCGGTTGCGGATCTATACCGGCACCGCCCTGTTCGTACTGGGCATGTTCGCGCTGCTGACCCTCGCGGTGAGTGTGCATCTCGTCCCGGCAAGCTTCCGGGTGGACGTGATCGCCAACATGATCTTCGGGATCCCGGTCATGGTGCTGCCCTTCGTGATCCTCTGGGATGCACCCGGCGAACACCGCACCCGCCTGGATAAGGCCGCCGAGCTGACGCTGTTCTACATCCCGTTCACCGCGGCCAGCCAGATCGGCTACGAGCTGATGTTCTTGATCGGCCAGCCGCTGGGCTGGTGGGCCCCCACCGACGACCCGGGCTGGAAATGGCTGTGGTGGCAGTACGGTCTGGCCGACACCCGCTACGTCAGCGGCAATCACTGGGTGTTCGCCCTCGAGGTGGTCGGCGTCGCCACCGGCATCACCGTCTTCGTGGCATGGACCAAGCTGTTGCGCTCGGCCCTGCCGTTGGAGTCCCGGATTCGGTGCCTGTGGGTGGTGGCGGTCGGCATCTCGGTGTTGATGAGCAGCACCGCCGTCTACTTCCTCAGCGAGGTGGGCGCCGGGTTCGCCGACATCGGGCAGGGCAGCTGGGGCTTCTGGTTCAAGTTCATCGGCGAGAACGTCCCGTTCATAGTGCTGCCGCCGCTGGTGATCTATGCGACCTATCTGCAGATCGACCATCTGACCCGCCGCGCGGGCGCCGCGGGCCCGACCACCCCTCGTTGA
- the argS gene encoding arginine--tRNA ligase — protein sequence MTPADLAELLKTTAAAVLAEHDLDASALPAAVTVERPRNPEHGDYATNLALHLGKKVGANPRELAGWLAEALAKADGIAAAEIAGPGFVNLRIEADAQGAVVANVIAAGADYGHSGQFDGLNVNLEFVSANPTGPIHIGGTRWAAVGDALGRLLSTQGAQVTREYYFNDHGAQIDRFANSLIAAAKGEPAPEDGYAGAYITDIAAAVQAKAPDALNQPKEQAQEIFREIGVDLMFTHIKSSLHEFGTDFDVFTHEDSMHTSGRVDQAIERLRANGNIYEQDGATWLRTSSYGDDKDRVVIKSDGKPAYIAGDLAYYLDKRERGFNLCIYMLGADHHGYIARLKAAAAAFGDDPATVEVLIGQMVNLVRNGQPVKMSKRAGTVITLDDLVEAIGVDAARYSLTRSSVDTSIDIDLELWSSASNENPVYYVQYAHARLCALARNAAELGLAPDTANLGLLGHDKEGALIRNLGEFPRVLETAAALREPHRVCRYLEDLAGDYHRFYDSCRVLPQGDEEPGDLHAARLALCQATRQVIANGLDILGVNAPERM from the coding sequence GTGACACCTGCCGATCTGGCCGAATTGCTCAAGACCACCGCAGCTGCGGTGCTGGCCGAGCACGACCTCGACGCCTCCGCGCTGCCCGCAGCGGTGACGGTCGAGCGCCCCCGTAATCCCGAACACGGTGATTACGCCACCAACCTGGCCCTTCACCTGGGCAAGAAGGTCGGCGCCAACCCGCGCGAGCTGGCCGGTTGGCTGGCGGAGGCGCTGGCCAAGGCCGACGGGATCGCCGCCGCCGAGATCGCCGGCCCCGGCTTTGTGAATCTGCGCATCGAGGCCGACGCGCAGGGCGCGGTGGTGGCCAACGTCATAGCCGCCGGCGCCGACTACGGCCACTCCGGCCAGTTCGACGGTCTCAACGTCAACCTGGAGTTCGTCTCGGCCAACCCCACCGGCCCCATCCACATCGGCGGTACTCGGTGGGCCGCGGTCGGCGATGCGCTGGGCCGGCTGCTGAGCACCCAGGGCGCCCAGGTCACCCGCGAGTACTACTTCAACGACCACGGCGCCCAGATCGACCGGTTCGCCAACTCGCTGATCGCCGCCGCCAAGGGCGAGCCGGCCCCCGAGGACGGCTACGCCGGTGCCTACATCACCGATATCGCCGCCGCGGTGCAGGCCAAGGCGCCCGACGCCCTGAATCAGCCCAAAGAGCAGGCGCAGGAGATCTTCCGCGAGATCGGCGTCGACCTGATGTTCACCCACATCAAGTCCTCGCTGCACGAGTTCGGCACCGACTTCGACGTCTTCACCCACGAAGACTCCATGCACACCTCCGGGCGTGTCGACCAGGCCATCGAACGGTTGCGCGCCAACGGCAACATCTACGAACAAGACGGTGCCACCTGGCTGCGCACCAGCTCCTACGGCGACGACAAAGACCGCGTGGTGATCAAGAGCGACGGCAAGCCCGCCTACATCGCCGGCGATCTGGCCTACTACCTGGACAAGCGCGAACGCGGCTTCAACCTGTGCATCTACATGCTCGGCGCCGACCACCACGGTTACATCGCCCGGCTCAAGGCCGCCGCGGCCGCCTTCGGTGACGACCCGGCTACCGTCGAGGTGCTGATCGGGCAGATGGTCAACCTGGTCCGCAACGGCCAGCCGGTCAAGATGAGCAAGCGCGCCGGCACCGTGATCACCCTCGACGACCTGGTCGAGGCCATCGGCGTGGACGCCGCCCGCTACAGCCTGACCCGGTCCTCGGTCGACACCTCGATCGACATCGACCTGGAACTGTGGTCGTCGGCGAGCAACGAGAACCCGGTCTACTACGTGCAGTACGCCCATGCCCGGCTCTGTGCGCTGGCCCGCAACGCAGCCGAACTGGGCCTGGCACCCGACACCGCCAACCTCGGGCTGCTCGGCCACGACAAGGAGGGTGCGCTGATCCGCAACCTCGGGGAGTTCCCCCGGGTGCTGGAAACCGCTGCCGCGCTGCGTGAACCGCACCGCGTCTGCCGCTACCTCGAAGATCTCGCCGGTGACTACCACCGGTTCTACGACAGCTGCCGGGTGCTGCCCCAAGGCGATGAAGAACCCGGCGACCTGCACGCCGCGCGACTGGCGTTGTGCCAGGCCACCCGCCAGGTGATCGCCAACGGTCTCGACATTCTCGGCGTCAACGCACCGGAGCGGATGTGA